The proteins below are encoded in one region of Leptotrichia sp. oral taxon 218:
- a CDS encoding DMT family transporter: protein MTIISAVFFAFQIATTGFFSRKVEPLKLIFLQMIFAGILFVVNFFIFSNPKEISDLKGMALISVGYLTIFSTIVPTLLQTVCQKFTTSTRASLLMSTESLFAPIFAFFLLGEILSLKVIIGAGIVLFSIVLSEI, encoded by the coding sequence TTGACAATAATAAGTGCAGTATTTTTTGCATTTCAAATAGCAACAACTGGATTTTTTTCAAGAAAAGTTGAGCCGTTAAAATTAATTTTTTTGCAAATGATATTTGCTGGAATTTTATTTGTAGTAAATTTTTTTATTTTTTCAAATCCTAAAGAAATTTCAGATTTAAAAGGAATGGCGCTGATTTCAGTCGGTTATTTGACAATATTTTCCACAATAGTTCCAACACTTTTGCAAACAGTCTGTCAAAAATTTACAACTTCGACACGAGCTTCACTTTTAATGTCAACAGAATCTTTATTTGCACCAATTTTTGCGTTTTTTTTGCTAGGCGAAATTCTAAGCTTGAAGGTAATTATTGGAGCTGGAATAGTTTTATTTTCGATAGTTTTGTCAGAAATTTAA
- a CDS encoding FAD-dependent oxidoreductase, whose amino-acid sequence MDFSLNLGVLDEGKLQKIDENKLYDVAVIGAGPAAVSSAIYAARKGLAVAMVGVKVGGQVLDTNEIANIIGTVSTTGSKFAETLHSHLKEYEVAFKEGHVVKEISIDGKDKVFVTDDGKKYKTKTIILATGAKPRSLNIPGEAEYVGKGVHYCSTCDGPFYKGLDVAVIGGGNSGVEAALDMSGIAKNVTLIEFMPELKADKVLQEKLAQRENVNVILNSATTEVLGTEFVEKLKYKNRDTNEEKVLKLNGVFIEVGLSPNSEIVKDLVELNRVGEVVINPETNETSLEGIFAAGDVTNVKRKQIIIAMGEGAKAALSAFDYLISKY is encoded by the coding sequence ATGGACTTTAGCTTGAATTTAGGTGTTTTAGATGAAGGAAAATTACAAAAAATTGACGAAAATAAACTTTACGATGTGGCTGTTATTGGAGCTGGACCAGCAGCGGTCTCTAGTGCAATTTATGCGGCTCGTAAAGGATTAGCTGTTGCGATGGTTGGAGTAAAAGTTGGAGGACAAGTTTTGGATACGAATGAAATTGCAAATATTATAGGAACTGTGTCTACAACTGGAAGCAAATTTGCTGAAACTTTACACAGCCATTTGAAAGAATATGAAGTTGCGTTTAAAGAAGGGCATGTTGTAAAAGAAATTTCGATTGATGGAAAAGATAAAGTTTTTGTAACTGATGACGGGAAAAAATATAAGACAAAAACTATTATTTTGGCAACTGGTGCAAAACCTAGAAGTCTAAATATTCCTGGGGAAGCTGAATATGTTGGAAAAGGAGTGCATTACTGTTCAACTTGCGATGGGCCTTTTTACAAGGGACTTGATGTTGCTGTAATTGGTGGTGGAAACTCAGGTGTGGAAGCTGCGCTTGATATGTCAGGAATTGCAAAAAATGTCACTTTAATTGAATTTATGCCAGAATTGAAAGCTGACAAAGTTTTGCAGGAAAAATTGGCACAGCGTGAAAATGTGAATGTAATTTTAAATTCAGCAACTACAGAAGTTTTGGGAACAGAATTTGTAGAAAAATTAAAATATAAAAATCGAGATACAAATGAAGAAAAAGTTTTGAAATTAAACGGAGTATTTATCGAAGTAGGACTATCTCCAAATAGTGAAATAGTGAAAGATTTAGTTGAATTGAATAGAGTGGGGGAAGTTGTGATAAATCCAGAAACTAACGAAACTTCATTAGAAGGAATTTTTGCAGCTGGAGATGTTACAAATGTAAAACGAAAACAAATAATTATTGCAATGGGAGAAGGAGCAAAAGCAGCACTTTCTGCATTTGATTATTTAATTTCAAAATATTAA
- a CDS encoding lipopolysaccharide assembly protein LapB, whose amino-acid sequence MKKLILLGTIIVSLALKAGYLEEGKLYYANKNYLKAEEMFLKAVQEGNVEGMNYLGNLYYKQEKYDKAEQIYLSAVEKGNDNAMKDLAMLYEDQKKFDKAEKMYLEAVKKGNSDAMYNLGLLYYKQGKYDKAEEMYLKAAQKGDELAMNNLGVLYRQQNKEKKAEEMFLKSSQKGYLGGTYNLGSLYEKQKKYKKAKKYFKMVIDLGNENDPMTKEAQEVYRKLVQAGY is encoded by the coding sequence ATGAAAAAACTTATCTTATTGGGAACAATTATCGTATCGCTTGCATTAAAAGCTGGATACTTAGAAGAGGGAAAATTGTATTATGCAAATAAAAATTATTTAAAAGCTGAAGAGATGTTTTTGAAAGCTGTTCAAGAAGGTAATGTTGAAGGTATGAATTATTTAGGTAATTTATATTATAAACAAGAAAAATATGACAAAGCTGAACAAATTTATTTAAGTGCCGTTGAAAAGGGAAATGATAATGCTATGAAAGATTTAGCAATGTTATATGAAGATCAAAAAAAATTTGATAAAGCTGAAAAGATGTATTTAGAAGCTGTTAAAAAGGGCAATTCTGATGCTATGTACAATCTGGGGCTTTTATATTATAAGCAAGGAAAATATGATAAAGCAGAAGAAATGTATTTAAAAGCAGCTCAAAAGGGAGATGAACTAGCTATGAACAATTTAGGAGTTTTATATAGACAACAAAATAAAGAAAAAAAAGCAGAAGAAATGTTTCTAAAATCTAGTCAAAAAGGTTATCTTGGAGGTACATATAATTTGGGGTCTTTATATGAAAAACAAAAAAAATATAAGAAAGCTAAGAAATATTTTAAAATGGTAATAGATTTAGGAAATGAAAATGATCCAATGACTAAAGAAGCTCAAGAAGTCTATAGAAAACTAGTGCAGGCAGGATACTAA
- a CDS encoding ACT domain-containing protein: MKERIVITVIGADKTGIVANVSTKLSELKLNIIDITQKVFEDNIFAMIMLVEVEKNVDIKKLQEEFKVFEGKIGVKVFLQHEEIFKTMHRI; this comes from the coding sequence ATGAAAGAGAGAATTGTTATAACTGTTATTGGAGCGGATAAGACAGGAATTGTTGCAAATGTATCAACAAAATTAAGTGAGTTAAAATTAAATATTATTGATATAACTCAAAAAGTTTTTGAAGATAATATTTTTGCTATGATAATGTTAGTTGAAGTTGAAAAGAATGTAGATATTAAAAAATTGCAGGAAGAATTTAAAGTTTTTGAAGGAAAAATCGGAGTAAAAGTATTTTTGCAGCATGAAGAAATTTTTAAAACAATGCACAGAATATAA